A segment of the Synechococcus sp. MEDNS5 genome:
AAACCTCACCCCCGAATCCGTTGATTACTGACCGCCCGCCTGTTGCTTCTTCAGCGCTTCCTCCACTTTGGTCTTGACATCGGCAGGCACTTTGTCTGGGCAGAACTGAAGTGCCCCAGTGATGATTTGAAACTCCGCGCCCGCAAACAGCTGTTCATTGCTGAGCTTCTTGTTGCCGGTGGATGCCACAAGACCACCATGGCGGCCGTTCAGCAGCTGCACATAGGTCGCTGCAGCGATACCAACAGCCTTCGGGAACTCAACGCCAGCGGTTCTGGCGTTGCAGACGTAGGAGGAGCCCATACCGCGGTAGAGAAAAATGTCGCTATCGGAGGCAGGCTTCGACTGGGGCTTGGCTGCACCCTGGGCCAAAACAGCAGGACCCACCAAAGCAAGAGACAATATGGCCAGAGGAGCGGCCATCACGGAACGGAATTGAAGGAGTGAAGCCAAGAATCCTGACCAATTAACGCAGCCATGCTGCACCATTCCTAAGGATTCGCACCACTGGGTGAGGCACTGAAGCTGAACCGTCCCTTTCATTAGCCGGGAATCGGTGCGGACGCATCTTCCACACGCGTTTCATGGTGATGTTCCACGATTTCCAAATCTCCCTTCTGCCAG
Coding sequences within it:
- a CDS encoding cAMP phosphodiesterase — protein: MVQHGCVNWSGFLASLLQFRSVMAAPLAILSLALVGPAVLAQGAAKPQSKPASDSDIFLYRGMGSSYVCNARTAGVEFPKAVGIAAATYVQLLNGRHGGLVASTGNKKLSNEQLFAGAEFQIITGALQFCPDKVPADVKTKVEEALKKQQAGGQ